From the Pseudomonas sp. VD-NE ins genome, the window TGGATGTTGGGACTGTTTGGGACGGCCATCGGCGCCGGCACCCTGTTTTTGCCGATCAACGCAGGGTTGGGTGGCTTCTGGCCGCTGGTGGTCCTCGCGCTGCTGGCCTTCCCGATGACGTTCTATGCCCACCGTGGCCTGACCCGATTCGTGCTTTCCGGTCGTGAAGGCGCCGACATCACTGAAGTGGTCGAGCAGCATTTCGGCATCAAGGCCGGCGCGCTGATCACCTTGCTGTACTTCTTCGCGATCTTCCCGATTCTGCTGATCTACAGCGTCGGTCTGACCAACACGGTCGCCAGTTTCCTTGAGCATCAATTGCACATCACGCCGCCACCGCGCGCGCTGCTGTCGTTCGTGCTGATCCTCGGTCTGTTGGCCGTGGTGCGTTGCGGTGAGCAGGCGATCGTCAAGGCGATGAGCCTGATGGTTTACCCCTTTATCGTCGCGCTGCTGTTCCTCGCGGTGTACCTGATTCCGCACTGGAACGGCGGCATCCTTGCTACCGCTTCGCACGTGCCAGCGCCGTCGGCGTTGCTGCATACACTGTGGCTGGCGATTCCGGTGATGGTGTTCTCGTTCAACCACTCGCCAATCATTTCGGCGTTTGCGGTCGATCAGAAGCGTCGTTATGGCGTCCACGCAGAAGAGCGCAGCTCACAGATCCTGTCCCGCGCGCACCTGTTGATGGTGGCGATGGTGTTGTTCTTCGTCTTCAGCTGCGTGCTGACCCTGTCGCCGGAACAACTGGCCGAGGCCAAGGCGCAGAATCTGTCGATCCTGTCGTACCTGGCCAACCACTTCAGCAATCCGACCATCGCCTTCGCGGCGCCGTTGATTGCGTTTGTGGCGATCTCCAAGTCGTTCCTCGGTCACTACATCGGTGCCAGTGAAGGTCTCAAAGGCCTGATCATCAAGAGTGGCAAACGCCCGGGCGCCAAGGCGCTGGATCGCATTGTGGCGGCGTTCATGTTGGTGATTTGCTGGGTCGTCGCCACGCTGAACCCGAGCATTCTGGGCATGATCGAGACGATCGGTGGCCCGGTGATCGCGGCGATTCTGTTCCTGATGCCGATGTACGCCATCCGTAAGGTGCCAGCGATGGCCCGCTATCGCGGTCAGGCGTCGAACGTGTTTGTAACGGCTGTCGGCCTGGTAGCAATTTCGGCGTTGATTTATTCGCTCACTGCGTAGGTCAGAACGCCAGATACTCAGCTACAGTGGCCGCTGCATACGATGTATGCAGCGGCTTTTTTTTGTCTGGAGACAGTGGATTGTCGAGCGCCCCGCAACCTGTTGAACAAACCAATCGCTGGCGGGATGTACTCGCCGGTCTATCGATAGCAGGTCTCTTGCTGCCCGAAGCGGTGGCGTATTCGACCATCGCCGCGCTGGCGCCACAGGCCGGGGTCATTGCGCTGTTTGCCGGACTGCTTTGTTACGGGGTATTCGGCACCAGTCGCTTTGCGATTGTCTCGGCGACGTCCTCTTCGGCGGCAGTGCTGGCGGCAGCGACGGCGACCCTGGCCAATGGTGACCCGCAATTGCGTTCCACGTTGGCGGCCGGTCTGGTGCTGGTCACGGGTGGGTTGTTTTTGCTGGCCGGGGCTTTTCGTCTGGGCAGTGTCACGTCCTTTATTGCCAAACCGGTTTTGCGCGGATTCGCCTTCGGCCTGGCACTGACGATCATTCTCAAGCAGGTCGCCAGTGTGGTCGGCGTGCATCTGACCGAAACCAATCTGGTGCGCTTCGCCCCGCAACTGTTTGAACAGCTGCCGCAATGGAACTGGCCGGCCGCGGCTGTCGCGGCCGTCGCACTGGTATTGCTCGGAGTGTTCTCGCGATTCCCGCGGGTGCCCGGTGGCTTGCTGGTAGTGGTGATCGGCATCGCCGCCGGGCAATGGCTGGACCTGCCAGCGTATGGCGTGAAGATGATCGGCATTATCGACCTGAGCCTGGAAGTTCCCAATCTGCCGGCCTTGCCGTTCGCCGACTGGCTGCGTCTGGGGGAGGTGGGGTTTGCGCTGGTGATGATTCTCTATGCGGAGTCTTATGGCTCGATCAGTGCGTATGCGCTCAAGCATGGCGACCGCGTCACCTCAAACCGCGACCTGTTGGCGCTGGGAGCATCGAACCTGCTTTCCGGGCTGTTTCATGGTATGCCGGCAGGGGCGGGATACTCGGCGACCTCGGCGAATGAAGCAGCGGGTGCGACGTCTCGCTGGGCCGGCGGGGTAGCAGCGTTGGTGGTGTTGATCATCGTGCTGACGGTGTTGCCGTGGATTGCCCTGACCCCGGAGCCGATCCTTGCCGCGATTGTCATGCATGCGTTGGGTCGCGGTTTGAGTTTGCAGCCGCTGGGCCGCTACTTCATCTGGCGCCGGGATCGTGTGCTGGTGATCTGCGCGGTTACGGCCGTGTTGGTATTGGGCGTGCTGGACGGTCTGCTGGTCTCGGTGGCGATCAGTGTGCTGCTGATGCTCAAGCAGATGTCGGCCGCGGATATTCAGGTGCTTGGGCGGATTGATGGCGGGCATGATTTTGTCGATGTGCAGCGTCATCCCATTGCCCAGACGGAGCCTGGCGTACTGATCATTCGGCCCAGTGAGGCGTTGTTCTTTGCCAACGTTGAACGGATTCTGGGCGCGGCGTTAAGGCTGATCCGCCATGCAGAGGTGCCGGTGCACACGGTGATTCTGAGCCTTGAGGAGACGCC encodes:
- a CDS encoding SulP family inorganic anion transporter yields the protein MSSAPQPVEQTNRWRDVLAGLSIAGLLLPEAVAYSTIAALAPQAGVIALFAGLLCYGVFGTSRFAIVSATSSSAAVLAAATATLANGDPQLRSTLAAGLVLVTGGLFLLAGAFRLGSVTSFIAKPVLRGFAFGLALTIILKQVASVVGVHLTETNLVRFAPQLFEQLPQWNWPAAAVAAVALVLLGVFSRFPRVPGGLLVVVIGIAAGQWLDLPAYGVKMIGIIDLSLEVPNLPALPFADWLRLGEVGFALVMILYAESYGSISAYALKHGDRVTSNRDLLALGASNLLSGLFHGMPAGAGYSATSANEAAGATSRWAGGVAALVVLIIVLTVLPWIALTPEPILAAIVMHALGRGLSLQPLGRYFIWRRDRVLVICAVTAVLVLGVLDGLLVSVAISVLLMLKQMSAADIQVLGRIDGGHDFVDVQRHPIAQTEPGVLIIRPSEALFFANVERILGAALRLIRHAEVPVHTVILSLEETPDLDGTSIEAMQEFFLRVHQEGKRLILARLKHEALTVLDTLPEVLANGVILSGLSVDGAVQKALTLNPKA
- a CDS encoding HAAAP family serine/threonine permease encodes the protein MNDQANSVEERFDAAAPAELSSWNRQDTTWMLGLFGTAIGAGTLFLPINAGLGGFWPLVVLALLAFPMTFYAHRGLTRFVLSGREGADITEVVEQHFGIKAGALITLLYFFAIFPILLIYSVGLTNTVASFLEHQLHITPPPRALLSFVLILGLLAVVRCGEQAIVKAMSLMVYPFIVALLFLAVYLIPHWNGGILATASHVPAPSALLHTLWLAIPVMVFSFNHSPIISAFAVDQKRRYGVHAEERSSQILSRAHLLMVAMVLFFVFSCVLTLSPEQLAEAKAQNLSILSYLANHFSNPTIAFAAPLIAFVAISKSFLGHYIGASEGLKGLIIKSGKRPGAKALDRIVAAFMLVICWVVATLNPSILGMIETIGGPVIAAILFLMPMYAIRKVPAMARYRGQASNVFVTAVGLVAISALIYSLTA